The sequence AAAGTTTAATTCGAGTCAGGTCCTCGCGTTCGTTTTCGTCGAGGGCCGCGGCGATCTGGCGAACCTGCCGCTCGCTGCGGGGAATGAACACTTTTTCCAGCGAGTTCACGCGCCTCATGGTCCTGCGTATCTGCACAGCCAGCCGGTAAACGCTGGTTTCGATCTCCGCCAGCCGGGCGATCAGCGTCACGATTTTTCGGGCGTTCACGTAGGCGTTGTCCAGAACGGAGGATGTGCCGGGCATCGTGCCCCCCATGGAGTAAACCGTCATCAGGTTGGGCTCCAGACGGTCCACCTCCGGAATGTCTATCCCCATGACGGACCGCAGACGCACGACAAAACGAACCTCCTCCGGAACGGTGCAGGCGATTTTTTCCACGTTCTCGATTCCCATGGAAAGATTCGCCATCTGGAGGCTGGAATAGGCTTCCTCAAAAATGGCGTGTATGCCGTCCTGAACTTCCTTAACCTCCTGAATACGGCCCATCAGCTCGTTCATGAGGATTTTTCTCTTTTGCTCCAACAGGTCATGTCCCCGTCGCGCCAGCTTCAGCGTGGACTGAATACGGGCCATGTTACTCCGCGTCGCCGCCAGTCTGTCAGCCATTTTGCCACTCCCAAAATTGGAATAACGGGCGCGAAATTGTTTTCGCACCCGCCAGTTATGCCTTACCCGTCTGTTATTTTATCAGGCTGTTATTTTATCAGTTATGAAAGATCCCGCCGCGTTTCTGAGGTCGCCGTTCTAACGCCTTTTCCCGAAAATTCGCAGCAGGAAAATGAACATATTGACGAAGTCCAGATAAAGCTGCAAAGCCCCGAACAGGGCGAGCTTGCGGCCTCCGTCGTCTCCCTCGACGTCCACGCTTTCACCCAGCAGGCGCAAACGCTGAGTGTCCCAGGCCGTCAGCCCCAGGAAAATCAGAACGCCCATGACGTTGATCGCCATCGTCATCATGCCGCTGCCGATGAACATGTTGACCAGGCTGGCGATTAGCAGCCCGAAAACGCCCATGATCAGGAAACTGCCCAGACTGGTCAGGTCCCGTTTCGTGAAGAGCCCGTAAACGCTCATGGCCCCGAACATGCCTGCCGTCGTCAGAAAAGCCCCGGCCACGGATTCACGGGTGTACACCAGGAGCACCACGGACAGCGTTATTCCGTTCAGAAGGCTGTAGAGCAGGAACAGTGTCATCGCCGTCCCCACGCTGATGCGATTGATGGCCCATCCCAGGAAAAATACCAGCCCCATCTCCGCCAGAACCAGAGCGATTATCCTTATCGGGGAACCGAGAAACATCCAGAACAGCGTTGGGCTGGAAGCCGTCACATGAGCCATTACCGCGGTGACAATCAACCCTGCCGCCATCCAGTGATAAACTCTGCGTAAAAATTCGTTCATCGCTTCGACTCGAACGTTTTCAAAAGAAATCGATGGATTCGCCACGACAAACACCTCCCTCACATAATTTGTGTGGTTGCATCCTCACTGCCATTGCCGAGGATTCTTTTTTCACATTTTATCACTTTACCCGTCACTTTACGAGACAGGCGCCGGCGCAATATCGGAACCGATAAAAAAATACGACCCGGTCATTTGCGGCTGCCTGGTTTCACGACGGGCAGACCCTCCCGGCAGAGAGGGCAGTTTTCGGCCTCCCAGGACTCCACGTTCATGACGGTCACGGCGTGGAAGGGAACCGGCTCTCCTCCGGCAGAGAACCGGACGGCCCCGTTGGAGCGGTCCACCACGGAGCCCACGCCCAGAACCTTCACTCCACGGGCGTGCAGAAGGTCGATCACCTCCGCCGCCGACCCGCCTGTGGTCACCACGTCCTCCACCACCAGGGCCCGTTCGCCTTCTGAAACGTCGAAGCCCCGACGCAGAGTCATGAGGCCGTTTTCCCGCTCGGCGAAAATGTTGCGCACGCAAAGCAGTCTGGCGACTTCATAGGCCATGATGATGCCGCCAATGGCGGGGCCGGCCACCAGATCGGGCTTCTCCTTTCGGAAGAACTCCGCGATCTCCGTACAGATTCGAATACTGTCCTCCGGATACTGGAAGAGCCGCGCGCACTGCATGTAACGGTTGCTGTGCCGTCCCGAAGTCAGTTTGAAATGTCCCTCCTGCATCACTCCGGTCCGCCGAAAAATTTCAAAAGCCTCTTCCTGTTTCATCTCACAAAATTCCCCCTCACTGTTTTTCCCTTATCGCCCCGCGCAAATCCTCTCTCATCCGCAGAGCCTCATCCCGGGCCGCCGAGGCAAAATCCTCCGTACCGCGTTTTTTGTAAGCGCAGAGAAGGCTGCGGGAGGCGTTGACCACCGCTCCCCGTCCACTGGCGTCGAAGCAGCCGGCCAGGTCCTTCGCTGTCGCGCCCTGAGCGCCGTAGCCAGGAACCAGGAAAAACGTCCGGGGCAGCAGCGTCCTCAGTTTTTTGCTCTCTTCGGGCCAGGTCGCTCCCACCACAGCCCCCACCGAACTGTAGCCCTGCCGTCCCGTCAGATCCTCGCCCCATCGACCCACCTGCAGTCCGACTCGCTCGTAAAGAGGGCGCTTTTCATCATTTTCAGCCTTTTCGTCCTTTTCAGCCTCCGTGCTCAGGTCCTGAAACTCCCCGGCGGAGGGGTTCGACGTGCGAACCAGAACGAAAATACCCCCTCCGTGCTTTCGGCAGGCTTCGAGAAACGGGGCCACGCCATCCGTCCCCAAATAGGGGTTGACCGTCGCGAAGTCCGCGGGAAAGGGCGCCGTTTCTCCCGCAAGATAAGCGGCGGCGTAGGCTTCCGCCGTGGAACCAATATCATTGCGCTTGACATCGGCGATCGTGATCATTCCTTTTTGCCGGGCCCGAACCAGGGTGTCCCGAAAAAGCTCCATTCCCGGCACTCCCAGCATTTCGTAGCAGGCGACCTGCACCTTGACGCAGGGAACGATGTCGGCCAGCGCGTCAATCATGGCATAATTGAAACCGCGAATGGCGTCACAGACTTCCTTCGTACTCCCGGCGGACTTTTCTTCCGAAGCGGAGCGCAGGAGAGAAGGAGGCAGATATTCGATCCGGGTGTCCAGTCCCAGAGCCGTGGGATTGCCCGTCCCGTCTATCGCCTCGATCAGACGGTCGATGCTCGTCATCCCGTTTTTCATATTTTCGTTTTTCATCTTTCCTGCGCGTTTTCCTTCTGTTTATATACGCAGTTGCCGCCAACCCATGTGGCCAGGACTTTGCCGGTGAGTTTTCTGCCGCGGAACGGGCAGTTTTTGCCCTTGCTCAGAAAATCGGCCACATCCACGACCCACTCGGCCCTGGGATCGATCAGGATTACGTCGGCAGGTTGACCGACCTCCAGAACGCCGCCGGGCAGGGAGAAAATTTTCGCGGGGTCCCGGGTCATCTTTTGGAGCAGTTGTTCAGGGGTCATGTGCCCAGGCAGAACCAGAGCCGTCCAGGAGACTCCAAGGGCCGTTTCAAACCCGGAAATACCTGAAGCGGCCTGGGCGAACTCCACATTTTTATCGTCCAGGTGATGAGGGGCGTGGTCTGTGGCGATGCAGTCGATGGTGCCGTCCTTCAGAGCCTCTATCAGAGCCGCCGAATCCGCCTCCGTTCTCAGGGGAGGATTGACGCGGGTGCTGGTGTCGTAAACGTCCAGGTCGGGAGCGGCTTCGCCGGAACTGCCCGCCACCCAGGCGTCGGAAGCATAAAGATAGTGAGGCGTCGTTTCAGCGGTGATGCGCGCTCCGCGTTTTTTGAACTGTCGTACAATCTCCGCCCCCCCCGCCGTGGATACATGGGCCACGTGAAGATGAGCTCCTTCCAGCTCCGCCAGCATACAGTCCCGGGCGATGATGGATTCCTCCGCCACCCGGGTGGCCCCCGGCATCCCCAGTACGGTGGACCAGTAGCCTTCGTTCATGACGCCGTCGCCCACCAGGTCCGGATCTTCAGGATGATTCACCACCGGCAGGCCGAAATGCTTCGCGTAGCAGAGAACCAGGCGCATCCGACCGGCGTTGACGACGGATTTTCCATCGTCGGAAATCGCCACGACCCCCGCTTCCTTCAGTTCTCCCATCTCCGACAGCTCCGCGCCCTTCAGCCCCTTCGTCGCAGCGCCGAGGGGATAGACCCGCACCACGCCTTCCCGACGGGCTTTCGACAGAATGAACTCCGTGACGGCGGCCGTATCGTTGACGGGTTTTGTGTTGGCCATGCAGCAGACGGAGGTGAACCCCCCATGAGCGGCGGCCCGGGTTCCGGAGGCGATGTTCTCCTTGTACTCGTAGCCTGGCTCCCGCAGGTGACAGTGCAGGTCGATCAGGCCAGGGGACACCAGCAGCTCCGACGCGTCGAAGACCTCCTCGACGCCTCCGTCGGCGATGTCCTTTCCGATTTTTTCGATTTTTCCCTCCGAGAGCAGAATGTCATCCTTCCTCAAACCCTCCGGAGTCACCAGCGTTCCGTTTTTTATCAAAGTTTTCATGTGTTGTGTTCTCCCTCGTTCCGGCCCTTCATCCGTTGTGGCGGGTAAGCAGGAAAAGCAGAGCCATCCGCACCGCCACGCCGTTGGTTACCTGCTCGTCGATGACGGACTGATCTCCGTCGGCCAGTATCGACGAAATTTCGACGCCTCGATTCATGGGCCCCGGGTGCATCACCAGCGCGCCCTTTTTGGCGAGAGCCATCCGTTCCGGCGTTAAACCGAAAAGTTTATGGTATTCCCGCACGGACGGGAAAAGTCCTTTCTCCTGACGTTCGAGCTGAATGCGCAGGCCCATGACCACGTCGGCCTCTCGTACGGCGTCGTCCACGCACTCCGTAACCCGACAGCCCGCGGCCGCCAGTTCGGGAGGCAGAAACGTGGGCGGCCCGGCAAAGGTGACCTTCGCCCCCATG is a genomic window of Synergistaceae bacterium containing:
- a CDS encoding V-type ATP synthase subunit D, with amino-acid sequence MADRLAATRSNMARIQSTLKLARRGHDLLEQKRKILMNELMGRIQEVKEVQDGIHAIFEEAYSSLQMANLSMGIENVEKIACTVPEEVRFVVRLRSVMGIDIPEVDRLEPNLMTVYSMGGTMPGTSSVLDNAYVNARKIVTLIARLAEIETSVYRLAVQIRRTMRRVNSLEKVFIPRSERQVRQIAAALDENEREDLTRIKLSSGGR
- a CDS encoding Bax inhibitor-1/YccA family protein, which codes for MANPSISFENVRVEAMNEFLRRVYHWMAAGLIVTAVMAHVTASSPTLFWMFLGSPIRIIALVLAEMGLVFFLGWAINRISVGTAMTLFLLYSLLNGITLSVVLLVYTRESVAGAFLTTAGMFGAMSVYGLFTKRDLTSLGSFLIMGVFGLLIASLVNMFIGSGMMTMAINVMGVLIFLGLTAWDTQRLRLLGESVDVEGDDGGRKLALFGALQLYLDFVNMFIFLLRIFGKRR
- the pyrE gene encoding orotate phosphoribosyltransferase; translated protein: MKQEEAFEIFRRTGVMQEGHFKLTSGRHSNRYMQCARLFQYPEDSIRICTEIAEFFRKEKPDLVAGPAIGGIIMAYEVARLLCVRNIFAERENGLMTLRRGFDVSEGERALVVEDVVTTGGSAAEVIDLLHARGVKVLGVGSVVDRSNGAVRFSAGGEPVPFHAVTVMNVESWEAENCPLCREGLPVVKPGSRK
- the pyrF gene encoding orotidine-5'-phosphate decarboxylase, which produces MKNENMKNGMTSIDRLIEAIDGTGNPTALGLDTRIEYLPPSLLRSASEEKSAGSTKEVCDAIRGFNYAMIDALADIVPCVKVQVACYEMLGVPGMELFRDTLVRARQKGMITIADVKRNDIGSTAEAYAAAYLAGETAPFPADFATVNPYLGTDGVAPFLEACRKHGGGIFVLVRTSNPSAGEFQDLSTEAEKDEKAENDEKRPLYERVGLQVGRWGEDLTGRQGYSSVGAVVGATWPEESKKLRTLLPRTFFLVPGYGAQGATAKDLAGCFDASGRGAVVNASRSLLCAYKKRGTEDFASAARDEALRMREDLRGAIREKQ
- a CDS encoding dihydroorotase, yielding MKTLIKNGTLVTPEGLRKDDILLSEGKIEKIGKDIADGGVEEVFDASELLVSPGLIDLHCHLREPGYEYKENIASGTRAAAHGGFTSVCCMANTKPVNDTAAVTEFILSKARREGVVRVYPLGAATKGLKGAELSEMGELKEAGVVAISDDGKSVVNAGRMRLVLCYAKHFGLPVVNHPEDPDLVGDGVMNEGYWSTVLGMPGATRVAEESIIARDCMLAELEGAHLHVAHVSTAGGAEIVRQFKKRGARITAETTPHYLYASDAWVAGSSGEAAPDLDVYDTSTRVNPPLRTEADSAALIEALKDGTIDCIATDHAPHHLDDKNVEFAQAASGISGFETALGVSWTALVLPGHMTPEQLLQKMTRDPAKIFSLPGGVLEVGQPADVILIDPRAEWVVDVADFLSKGKNCPFRGRKLTGKVLATWVGGNCVYKQKENAQER